In one window of Comamonas testosteroni DNA:
- a CDS encoding TolC family protein, which produces MPPQPLTLHEAITRILCHDPTIRHARSTAQMRAAQVGQRQSTYLPRLDGRVGQSANHTATRFGDDLGSTSNNSRMRAGNLSFSWVLFDFGRREAALEASHQMLAAANSDQNATIQRAFLDAAHLYFAARASNQRLAAAQQVMDLAKDNYAAADEKYKAGAAALSDRLRAQTAYTQASLRVSRERGALSSALGSMALRMGLPALTAINIDERIVAFPALDFMSEVDELIRIARGQHPSLIAAQARAKAALAATQEARAMARPSIALTSNLGLSNTFGHGPNSQRQDMNIGLQLSIPLFSGLEQTYQIREAQAQAAAHVAELDTVRLRVSEDVLTQYNSLCTEKANLVHTSALVEQSKQAMDIVQGRYRSGVGSMTEVLNTMETYASVQEQHIGAMANWQVSRVALAAHLGLLVFWGLD; this is translated from the coding sequence TGGGTCAGCGCCAGTCCACATATCTGCCCCGTCTGGATGGACGGGTGGGCCAGTCGGCAAACCACACGGCAACCCGTTTTGGAGACGACTTGGGTTCGACCAGCAACAATAGCCGGATGCGTGCGGGCAACCTCAGCTTCAGTTGGGTGCTCTTCGACTTTGGCCGTCGAGAAGCGGCGTTGGAGGCTTCACACCAAATGCTCGCAGCGGCAAATTCCGATCAAAACGCGACCATCCAACGTGCATTTCTCGATGCCGCGCATCTCTACTTTGCCGCGCGAGCGAGCAACCAAAGGCTTGCCGCTGCCCAGCAGGTCATGGACCTAGCCAAAGACAACTACGCCGCCGCAGATGAGAAGTACAAAGCCGGCGCGGCAGCCTTGTCCGATCGCCTGCGGGCACAGACAGCCTATACCCAGGCCAGTTTGCGCGTCTCACGTGAGAGGGGTGCTCTGTCCAGTGCTTTGGGCTCAATGGCACTGCGTATGGGGTTGCCTGCACTGACGGCCATAAACATCGATGAACGCATCGTTGCTTTTCCCGCATTGGACTTCATGTCTGAAGTTGACGAGCTCATCCGCATTGCGCGCGGCCAACATCCAAGCCTGATTGCAGCACAGGCGCGCGCGAAGGCTGCCTTGGCTGCAACGCAAGAGGCTCGCGCGATGGCTCGGCCATCGATTGCACTAACAAGCAATCTCGGGCTCTCAAATACCTTTGGGCATGGCCCAAACAGCCAGCGCCAGGACATGAACATCGGACTGCAACTGAGCATCCCTTTGTTCTCGGGGCTTGAGCAGACCTATCAGATCCGCGAGGCCCAAGCCCAGGCTGCAGCCCACGTGGCCGAGTTGGACACCGTGCGCCTGCGCGTTTCGGAGGATGTCTTGACGCAGTACAACAGCCTGTGTACGGAAAAAGCCAACCTGGTACACACCTCAGCGCTCGTTGAGCAGTCCAAGCAAGCCATGGATATCGTGCAAGGCCGCTATCGGTCTGGCGTGGGCAGCATGACAGAAGTTCTAAACACCATGGAGACCTATGCCAGCGTTCAGGAGCAGCATATCGGTGCAATGGCCAATTGGCAGGTCTCGCGTGTGGCGCTGGCCGCCCACTTGGGGCTATTAGTTTTCTGGGGCTTGGACTAA